TGTAGTTCTCCGTGTACTCCTGCATCCGCTCCAGGGGAAAGATGCCGTCGCGCGCGCGCCGCAGCACCGTCTCGTTCATGTCGGTCGCGTACACCCGCGCCCGGTCGTAGAGATCCTCCTCGTGGAGGAGGATGGCCATCGAGTAGACCTCCTCCCCCGTCGAGCACCCGGCGTGCCAGATCCGGATGAACGGGTAGGTGCGCAGGATGGGCACCACCGTCTCCCGGAACGTCTGGTAGAACCCCGGGTCGCGGAACATGGCCGTCACCGTGACCGACAGGTCGTCGAGCAGCCGCTCCATGACCTCGGTGTCGTGCAGCACCCGGTCCTGCAGCGCGCTCACCGTGCTCAGCCCCTCGGCCTGGATGCGCTTCCACACCCGGCGCCGGAGCGACGAGTACGCGTAGCCGCGGAAATCGAAGCCGTAGTGCCGATGCACGGCCTCGAGCAGCAGCTCGATCTCGATGCGCTCGAGCGCCGGGTCGTAATGGGTGGGAGCCGCCGGTAACGTCATGCGGTTCCTCCACGCTCCACGCTCCACGCTCCACGCTCACTCCGCGCCGGCGACTGGCCGAGCGTGGAGCGTGGAGCGTGGAGCGTCGCGGGACTCACGAGGTTCATCGGTACAGCCAGACGCGCATGAGCGACAGCAGCTGCTCGGTGTCCACCGGCTTCGTGATGTAGTCGCTCGCGCCGGCCGCGATGCACTTCTCGCGGTCGCCCTTCATCGCCTTCGCCGTGAGCGCGATGATCGGGATGGCCCGCCAGTCGGGACGCTCGCGGATCGCCCGCGTCGTCTCGTAGCCGTCCATCTCCGGCATCATCACGTCCATGAGGATGATCTCGGGCGGCGGCGACTTGTCGAGCCACTCGATCGCGTCCTTGCCGTTCTCGGCGAACGCGACCTCCATGCCGTGCTCCTCGAGCACGCTCGTGAGCGAGAAGATGTTGCGCACGTCGTCGTCGACGATGAGCACGCGCTTGCCGTGGAACACCGCGTCGGCCGTGTGCAGCCGCTCCAGCATGCGGCGCTTGTTCTCGGGAAGCGTCGACTCCACGCGGTGCAGGAACAGCGCGGTCTCGTCGAGCAGCCGCTCCGGGCTCTTCACGTCCTTCACGATGATCGTCTCGGCGTACTTGCGGAGCCGCGTCTCCTCGCCGGGGCTCAGCTCCTTCCCCGTGTAGACGATGATCGGCAGCTCGCGCCGCGACGGATCGGACTTCACGCGCTCGAGCAGCTCGAATCCGCTCATGTCGTGCAGCCCGAGGTCGACGACCATGCAGTCGAAGTCGGTCTCGCCGAGGCGCGCGAGCGCGTCCTCCGCGCTCTCCACCGCGGTGATCTCGACGTCCTCGTGGCCGATGAGCGACACGATCGCGTCGCGCTGCGCCGGATCGTCCTCGACGACGAGCAGTCGCCGCACGCGGTTGTCGAGGAACTCCCCGATGCGGTTGAACGCCTCCTCCAGCGCCTCCGCGCTCACGGGCTTCTCGAGGTACGCGATGGCGCCCGCGCTCAGCCCCTCGTGGCGCCGGCTCACGCCGCTGATGATGTGCACCGGGATGTGGCGCGTGTCGGGGTGCCCCTTGAGCCGCTCCAGCACCGCGAACCCGTCGACGCCCGGCATGTCGATGTCGAGCGTGATGGCGTCGGGCTGGTACTGGTGGGCGAGGTCGACGCCGGTGCGCCCGTCGAGCGCCGCGAGCGCCTTGAACCCCTTGCTGCGCGCCATCTCGAGCAGCACCGACGCGAAGTTCAGGTCGTTCTCCACGACGAGGACGACGGTGTCGCCCTCCTGGATCTCGTCGCGGTCGTCGTGCACGGGGTTCGGGATGTCGGTCGCGAGCGGCGCGCGCCGTTCGAGGCCGTCGACCAGGCGGCGGCCGAGCTCCTCGTCGTCGCCGAACGTGTCGTCGACGTCGGGCTCCTGCTCGATCGTCGGCGCCGCCGCGGCTCGGGACTCGGGACTCGGGACTCGGGACTCGGGACTCGGGACTCGGGACTCGGCGCTGCGGACTCCCGAGTCCCGAGTCCCGAGTCCCGAGTCCCGGCCGACCCGACGGATCTGGCCCGTCGCGCCGATCCCCGACGGCCGCGTGCGCGGTCCGCTGTCGTTAGGCACCCCGCGTCCCGCGTCCGGGTCCACGTAGTTCGACGGCAGGAACAGCGTGAACGTGCTCCCCTCGCCCGGCTTGCTCTCGACGCGGATCTCGCCGCCCAGCAGGCGCGCGATCTCGCGGCTGATGGACAGCCCGAGCCCCGTGCCGCCGTACTTGCGGCTCGTCGCGCCGTCGGCCTGCTGGAACGACTCGAAGATGAGCTGCTGCTTGTCCTTCGGGATGCCGATGCCGGTGTCCTTCACGGCGAAGGCGAGCACCGTGTCCGCCGTGTCGAGCACGCGGTTCGCGAAGCGCCGCCCGCCCTCCGCGCGGCGCACGGTGAGCGTGATGCTCCCGTGCTCGGTGAACTTGAACGCGTTGGACAGCAGGTTCTTGAGGATCTGATTCAGCCGCTGTCCATCGGTGACGAGCGAGTCGGGCGTCCCCGGCAGCACGTCGATCGAGAAGTCGAGCGCCTTCTGCTCGGCCAGCGGGCGGAACGTGCGCTCGGCGAACTCGCGCACCTCCTCGACGCGCACGTCGAGCGGATGCACCTCCATCTTCCCCGCCTCGACCTTCGACAGATCGAGCACGTCGTTGATGAGGTTCAGCAGGTCCGAGCCGGAGCCGAGGATCGTGCGCGCGAACTCCACCTGCTTCGCCGAGAGGTTCCCTTCCTTGTTGTCGGCGAGCAGCCGCGCGAGGATGAGCAGCGAGTTGAGTGGCGTGCGCAGCTCGTGGCTCATGTTCGCGAGGAACTCGCTCTTGTACTTCGACGACAGCGCGAGCTGCGACGCCTTCTCCTCGAGCGCCTGCCGCGCCGCCTCGACCTCGCTGTTCTTCTGCTCGACCTTCTTGTTCTGCTCCGCGAGCAGCGCGGCCTTCTCCTCCAGCTCCTCGTTGACCTGCTGCAGCTCCTCCTGCTGGTCGCGCAGCAGCTCCTCCGACGCGCGCAGCGACTTCGCCTGCGCCTCGAGCTCGGAGTTGGAGCGCTTCAACTCCTCCTGCTGCCGCTTCAGCTCCTCGGACTGGCTCTGCAGCTCCGTGGTGAGCTTCTGCGACTGCTGCAGCAGCTCCTCGGTGCGCATGTTCGCCTGGATCATGTTCAGGACGACGCCGATCGTCTCCTGCAGCTGATCGAGGAAGGTCTGGTGGATCTGGTTGAACGGCAGGAAGCTCGCGAGCTCGACGACCGCCTTCACGTCGCCCTCGAACAGCACGGGGAGCGTGATGATGTTGCGCGGCGGCGCCTCGCCGAGGCCGGACGTGATCTGGATGTAGTCGTCCGGCACGTTCGTGAGCAGGATCGGCTTCTTCTCCAGCGCCGTCTGGCCGACGAGCCCCTCGCCCATGTGCCACACGTTCGACAGGTGCTTGCGCTGCTTGAACGCGTAGCTCGCGATGAGACGCAGCGTCGGCACCCCCTCCTCGTTCTCCATCATGTAGAACGCGCCGCTCCGCGCCTGCACGAGCGGCGTGAGCTCGCTCATGACGAGCCGCGCGACGGAGTCGAGGTCCTTCTGCCCCTGCATGAGCCGCGAGAACCTGGCGAGGTTCGTCTTCAGCCAGTCCTGCTCCTGGTTCTTCTCCGTGGTCTCACGGAGGTTCGCGATCATCTGGTTGATGTTGCGCTTCAGCTCATCGACCTCGCCCTGCGCCTCGACGGTGATCTGCCGCGACAGGTCGCCGCGGGTCACGGCGGTGGCCACGTCGGCGATGGCGCGCACCTGCACGGTGAGCGAGCTCGCCATCGCGTTCACGTTGTCGGTGAGCGCCTTCCACGTGCCGGCGACGTCGGGCACCTGCGCCTGGCCGCCCAGCTTGCCCTCGGTGCCCACCTCCTTCGCCACGCGCGTGACCTCGTCGGCGAAGACGCGGAGGCGATCGACCATGTCGTTGATCGTCTCCTTCAGCTCCAACACCTCGCCGCGCGCCTCCACCGTGATCTTCTGCGACAGGTCGCCGTTCGCGACGGCGATCGTGACGTCCTTCACGTTGCGCACCTGACCGGTCAGGTTCGACGCCATCGTGTTGACGTTGTCCGTGAGGTCGCGCCACGTGCCGGCGACGTTCGCCACCTTCGCCTGGCCGCCGAGCTTTCCTTCCGTGCCCACCTCGCGCGCCACGCGGGTCACCTCGCCGGCGAACGAGTTGAGCTGGTCGACCATCGTGTTGATGACGTCCTTGATCTGCAGGATCTCGCCGCGCACGTCGACCGTGATCTTGCGCGTCAGGTCGCCGCGGGCGATAGCGGTCGCGACCGCGCTCACGTCGCGGAGCTGCACGGTCAGGTTGCCGGCGAGCTGGTTCACGTTGTCGGTGAGGTCCTTCCACGTGCCCGCCACGCCCTGCACCTGCGCCTGGCCGCCTAACCGACCTTCCGTGCCGACTTCCTTCGCCACGCGCGTCACCTCGTCGGCGAACACGCGCAGGCGGTCGACCATGTTGTTGATCGTGTTCTTGAGCTCGAGCACCTCGCCGCGCGCTTCGACCGTGATCTTCTGACCGAGGTCGCCGTTCGCGACGGCCGTCGTGACGAACGCGATGTTGCGCACCTGATTCGTCAGGTTGCTCGCCATCGCGTTCACGTTGTCCGTGAGGTCCTTCCACGTGCCGCTCACGCCCTCGACGCGCGCCTGGCCGCCGAGCACGCCTTCGGTACCGACCTCCTTCGCGACGCGCGTCACCTCGGCGGCGAACGCGGAGAGCTGGTCCACCATCGTGTTGATGGTGTTCTTCAGCTCCAGCACCTCGCCCTTCACGTCCACCGTGATCTTCTTCGACAGGTCACCGCGCGCGACGGCCGTCGTGACCTCGGCGATGTTGCGCACCTGCGCGGTGAGCGAGCCGGCGAGGAAGTTCACCGTGTCGGTGAGGTCCTTCCACGTGCCGGCGACGCCGGGCACGTTCGCCTGCCCGCCGAGTCGACCCTCGCTCCCCACCTCGCGCGCCACGCGCGTGACCTCGGCGGCGAACGCGTTGAGCTGGTCGACCATGGTGTTGATGACTTCCTTGATCTGCAGCACCTCGCCGCGCGCCTCGACGGTGATCTTGCGGCTCAGGTCACCCTTCTGAATCGCGGTGGCGACGCCGCTCACGTCGCGGAGCTGCACGGTGAGGTTGCCGGCGAGCTGGTTCACGTTGTCGGTGAGGTCCTTCCACGTCCCGGCGACGCCCTGCACCTGCGCCTGGCCGCCTAACCGTCCCTCGGTGCCGACTTCCTTCGCGACGCGCGTGACCTCGCTCGCGAAGGCGTTGAGCTGGTCCACCATCGTGTTCACCGTGGACTTCAGCTCGAGGATCTCGCCGCGCACGTCGACGGTGATCTTCTTCGACAGGTCGCCGCGCGCGACGGCCGTCGTGACTTCGGCGATGTTGCGCACCTGCGTGGTGAGCGACGACGCCATGAAGTTCACGGAGTCGGTGAGATCCTTCCACGTGCCCGCGACGCCCGGCACGTTCGCCTGCCCGCCCAGCACGCCCTCCGTGCCCACCTCGCGCGCCACGCGGGTGACCTCGCTCGCGAACGCGCCTAACTGATCGACCATCCGGTTGATCGTGTTCTTCAGCTCCAGCACCTCGCCGCGCACGTCCACCGTGATCTTCTGACTCAGGTCGCCGTTCGCGACCGCGGTGGTGACCTCGGCGATGTTGCGCACCTGCGTCGTCAGCGACGCGGCCATGAAGTTCACCGAGTCGGTGAGGTCCTTCCACGTACCGGCGACGCCGGGCACGTTGGCCTGTCCGCCGAGCACGCCTTCCGTGCCGACCTCGCGGGCGACGCGCGTCACCTCGCCGGCGAAGGAGTTGAGCTGATCGACCATGCGGTTGATGGTGCTCTTCAGCTCGAGCACCTCGCCGCGCGCCTCGACGGTGATCTTCTGCGACAGGTCGCCGTTCGCGACGGCGGTCGTGACGAGTGCGATGTTGCGCACCTGGGTCGTCAGCGACGACGCCATGAAGTTCACGGAGTCCGTCAGGTCGCGCCACGTGCCGGCGACGCCGGGCACCTGCGCCTGGCCGCCCAACCGTCCCTCGGTGCCCACCTCGCGGGCGACGCGCGTGACCTCGTCGGCGAACGTGCCGAGTCGGTCGACCATCGTGTTGATGGTCTCCTTCAGCTCGAGCACCTCGCCCTTCACGTCCACCGTGATCTTCTGCGACAGGTCGCCGTTCGCGACCGCCGTCGTCACCTCCGCGATGTTGCGCACCTGGTTCGTCAGGTTGCTCGCCATCGCGTTCACGTTGTCGGTGAGGTCCTTCCACGTGCCGCTCACGCCTTCCACGACGGCCTGGCCGCCGAGCACCCCCTCCGTGCCGACCTCGCGCGCGACGCGCGTCACCTCGCTCGCGAACGCGGAGAGCTGATCGACCATCGTGTTGATGGTGTTCTTCAGCTCGAGGATCTCGCCGCGCGCGTCGACCGTGATCTTGCGCGACAGGTCGCCCTTCGCGACCGCGGTGGTCACCTCGGCGATGTTGCGCACCTGGTTCGTGAGCGAGCTCGCCATCGCGTTCACGGAGTCGGTCAGGTCCTTCCACGTGCCGGCGACGCCCGGGACGTGCGCCTGGCCGCCCAACACGCCTTCGGTGCCCACCTCGCGGGCGACGCGCGTGACCTCGGAGGCGAACGCCGAGAGCTGATCGACCATCCGGTTCACCGTCGTGCCGATGCGCAGGAACTCGCCCTGCACGGATCGGCCCGAGATGTCGAGCGCCATCTTCTGCGACAGGTCGCCCTCGGCCACCGACGTCAGCACGCGCGCGACCTCGGTGGTCGGCTGGAGCACGTCGGTGATGAGCGCGTTCAGCGCGTCGGCGCTCGTCGCCCAGCCGCCGCGCGCGCCGGGGAGCGACACCCGCTCGCCGAGCAGCCCCTCGCGGCCGACGGTGCGCGCGACGCGCACGATCTCGTCGGTGAGCCCCGAGCGGAGCGCGGCGGCCTCGTTGAACGCGTCGAAGATCGGCGTGAAGCCCGGATCGTTCGCGCGGCCGAGGCGGAACTCGAAGTCGCCGTCACGGAGCGCGAGCAGCGCATCGAGCAGCCGGTCCACGTCCTCGGTGCCCCCGCGTCCGTTCCCGTCGCCGCTTCCGTTGCCGTTGCCGTTGCCGCCCGCGCTGCGGCGTCGGTGGCGGAGCGCGGCATCGACGTCGACGGCCCCGCTCGACGCCGCGCGTCGCGCCGCGGCCCCCCGCGCCTGGGACGCGGCGCCGGCTCGACGTCCACCGGCATCTCCGTCGGCCGCTCGGCGGCGGCCCGCTGGGTCGCCGAGCGGGAGACGCGTCCGCGGCGGGAGCGCGAGGATTCGCTGGAAGTGGCGTTCTTCGGAAGGTCGTTGTCGCCAGCGCGCACGAGGGGATCCTGTCCGGAGGACCGGCGTGGAGTTGATGCGGGCGCGGCACCGGCGGTGTGCCGGTGCCAGGGGATGCGCTCCGGGGCCGGCATCGGGGGCATGCCGGCCCGGTGAGCGCCACACATGTTTGCCCTCCCGTCGTGCAAGAACGCTGCCAACAGCGTTCTCGACTGTAGCGAAGCGCGGACGGCTGCTTAGCGCTGGTCGGGCACGGTGGCCGCGACGACGTGGATCGGGATGCCGCCGTTCGTCGTGCGCAGCACCTCGTGCCACCGCAGCCCCACGCGCCGCTCGAGTTGCGCGTCGGCCGAGACGAGCGCCGCCGTCCACCCCTCGCAGCGCTCACGGAGCACCTCGCCGAGTCGCGCGTAGAGCGCGCCGAGCGTGTCGGTCTCGCCGACGCGCTTGCCGTAGGGCGGGTTCGTCACGACCCAGCCGGGCCTCTCGGGCGGCGCGAGCGCGGAGAGCGGACGTCGATCGACGTGCACGTCGGCCGCGACGCCCGCGCGCGCCGCATTCTCGGCGGTGGCGCGCACCGCGCCGGCGTCGCGGTCGGACGCGTGAATCGGAGCCGGCGCCGCCGGCAGCGACTCGGCGTCGGCGCGCGCGAGCAGCGAGCGCCACCGCGCGGGCTCGAAGTCGGGCCATGCCTCGAACGCGAACCGCCGCTGGCGGCCGGGAGCGATGCGGCGCGCGAGCAGCGCCGCCTCGATCGGGATCGTGCCGGAGCCGCACATCGGGTCGACGAGCGGCGTCGTCGGATCCCAGCGCGCGGCGAGGAGCGCGGCCGCGGCGAGCGTCTCGCGCAGCGGCGCCTTCGCGAGCGCCTCGCGGTAGCCGCGCCGATGGAGCAGCGCGCCGGAGCTGTCGGCGCTCACCGTGCAGCGGTCGTGGAACAGCCGCACGACGAACAGCTGCCCGTCGTCGTCCGACTCGTGCTCGTCGTCGTGCGCCGCCTGCCATCCGCCGGCACCGCCGACGCGGCGCGCGATCGCGTCGGCCACTCGCTCACCGACGGCGTCGGAGTGATAGAGGCGCGACTTGCGGCACGTGACGCGCAGCCGCACCGCGCGCGCCGGCGCGGTGACGCGCTCCCACGCGACCTTGCGCGCGTGACGCTCGAGCTCGTGGAACGACGTCGCGTGGAACTCGGCCAGCCGCACGACGACGCGGCTCACGGTGCGGCACCACAGGTTCGCCGCCCACAGCTGCTCCGCGGTCGCGTCGAACGACACGCCGCTCGCGTCGACGTCGCGTGGAACGACGCCGAGCGCGCGCAGCTCGTCGGCGGCGAGCGGGGCGAGCCCGGGGGCGGTGATCGCGAACGCGTCGTACGTGACATTCCCGGCAGTCGACTGGCTCGGCATGCGGCGAATCTAACCGCGCCCTCGATGCCTCCCGGTCGACCTGCCGTCGAGCGCGGCATGCGCCGTGCGCTCTCGCGGCGCACTCTGTTCCACGATTCTTCACCGACGATGACCGACCCACTCTCCGCGCGCGGCCCCGCGCTCACCGATCCCGAGTCGTGCAACCGCTTCATCGAAC
This DNA window, taken from Gemmatirosa kalamazoonensis, encodes the following:
- a CDS encoding THUMP domain-containing class I SAM-dependent RNA methyltransferase, yielding MPSQSTAGNVTYDAFAITAPGLAPLAADELRALGVVPRDVDASGVSFDATAEQLWAANLWCRTVSRVVVRLAEFHATSFHELERHARKVAWERVTAPARAVRLRVTCRKSRLYHSDAVGERVADAIARRVGGAGGWQAAHDDEHESDDDGQLFVVRLFHDRCTVSADSSGALLHRRGYREALAKAPLRETLAAAALLAARWDPTTPLVDPMCGSGTIPIEAALLARRIAPGRQRRFAFEAWPDFEPARWRSLLARADAESLPAAPAPIHASDRDAGAVRATAENAARAGVAADVHVDRRPLSALAPPERPGWVVTNPPYGKRVGETDTLGALYARLGEVLRERCEGWTAALVSADAQLERRVGLRWHEVLRTTNGGIPIHVVAATVPDQR
- a CDS encoding CheR family methyltransferase, whose protein sequence is MTLPAAPTHYDPALERIEIELLLEAVHRHYGFDFRGYAYSSLRRRVWKRIQAEGLSTVSALQDRVLHDTEVMERLLDDLSVTVTAMFRDPGFYQTFRETVVPILRTYPFIRIWHAGCSTGEEVYSMAILLHEEDLYDRARVYATDMNETVLRRARDGIFPLERMQEYTENYIRAGGRRSFSEYYTSGYNGALFDASLKRNVVFAQHNLVTDGSFTEFNVVLCRNVLIYFDKALQTRVHGLFYDSLTMFGILALGSKESLRFSKYDGCYEPLVASEKIYRKIQ
- a CDS encoding HAMP domain-containing protein codes for the protein MDRLLDALLALRDGDFEFRLGRANDPGFTPIFDAFNEAAALRSGLTDEIVRVARTVGREGLLGERVSLPGARGGWATSADALNALITDVLQPTTEVARVLTSVAEGDLSQKMALDISGRSVQGEFLRIGTTVNRMVDQLSAFASEVTRVAREVGTEGVLGGQAHVPGVAGTWKDLTDSVNAMASSLTNQVRNIAEVTTAVAKGDLSRKITVDARGEILELKNTINTMVDQLSAFASEVTRVAREVGTEGVLGGQAVVEGVSGTWKDLTDNVNAMASNLTNQVRNIAEVTTAVANGDLSQKITVDVKGEVLELKETINTMVDRLGTFADEVTRVAREVGTEGRLGGQAQVPGVAGTWRDLTDSVNFMASSLTTQVRNIALVTTAVANGDLSQKITVEARGEVLELKSTINRMVDQLNSFAGEVTRVAREVGTEGVLGGQANVPGVAGTWKDLTDSVNFMAASLTTQVRNIAEVTTAVANGDLSQKITVDVRGEVLELKNTINRMVDQLGAFASEVTRVAREVGTEGVLGGQANVPGVAGTWKDLTDSVNFMASSLTTQVRNIAEVTTAVARGDLSKKITVDVRGEILELKSTVNTMVDQLNAFASEVTRVAKEVGTEGRLGGQAQVQGVAGTWKDLTDNVNQLAGNLTVQLRDVSGVATAIQKGDLSRKITVEARGEVLQIKEVINTMVDQLNAFAAEVTRVAREVGSEGRLGGQANVPGVAGTWKDLTDTVNFLAGSLTAQVRNIAEVTTAVARGDLSKKITVDVKGEVLELKNTINTMVDQLSAFAAEVTRVAKEVGTEGVLGGQARVEGVSGTWKDLTDNVNAMASNLTNQVRNIAFVTTAVANGDLGQKITVEARGEVLELKNTINNMVDRLRVFADEVTRVAKEVGTEGRLGGQAQVQGVAGTWKDLTDNVNQLAGNLTVQLRDVSAVATAIARGDLTRKITVDVRGEILQIKDVINTMVDQLNSFAGEVTRVAREVGTEGKLGGQAKVANVAGTWRDLTDNVNTMASNLTGQVRNVKDVTIAVANGDLSQKITVEARGEVLELKETINDMVDRLRVFADEVTRVAKEVGTEGKLGGQAQVPDVAGTWKALTDNVNAMASSLTVQVRAIADVATAVTRGDLSRQITVEAQGEVDELKRNINQMIANLRETTEKNQEQDWLKTNLARFSRLMQGQKDLDSVARLVMSELTPLVQARSGAFYMMENEEGVPTLRLIASYAFKQRKHLSNVWHMGEGLVGQTALEKKPILLTNVPDDYIQITSGLGEAPPRNIITLPVLFEGDVKAVVELASFLPFNQIHQTFLDQLQETIGVVLNMIQANMRTEELLQQSQKLTTELQSQSEELKRQQEELKRSNSELEAQAKSLRASEELLRDQQEELQQVNEELEEKAALLAEQNKKVEQKNSEVEAARQALEEKASQLALSSKYKSEFLANMSHELRTPLNSLLILARLLADNKEGNLSAKQVEFARTILGSGSDLLNLINDVLDLSKVEAGKMEVHPLDVRVEEVREFAERTFRPLAEQKALDFSIDVLPGTPDSLVTDGQRLNQILKNLLSNAFKFTEHGSITLTVRRAEGGRRFANRVLDTADTVLAFAVKDTGIGIPKDKQQLIFESFQQADGATSRKYGGTGLGLSISREIARLLGGEIRVESKPGEGSTFTLFLPSNYVDPDAGRGVPNDSGPRTRPSGIGATGQIRRVGRDSGLGTRDSGVRSAESRVPSPESRVPSPESRAAAAPTIEQEPDVDDTFGDDEELGRRLVDGLERRAPLATDIPNPVHDDRDEIQEGDTVVLVVENDLNFASVLLEMARSKGFKALAALDGRTGVDLAHQYQPDAITLDIDMPGVDGFAVLERLKGHPDTRHIPVHIISGVSRRHEGLSAGAIAYLEKPVSAEALEEAFNRIGEFLDNRVRRLLVVEDDPAQRDAIVSLIGHEDVEITAVESAEDALARLGETDFDCMVVDLGLHDMSGFELLERVKSDPSRRELPIIVYTGKELSPGEETRLRKYAETIIVKDVKSPERLLDETALFLHRVESTLPENKRRMLERLHTADAVFHGKRVLIVDDDVRNIFSLTSVLEEHGMEVAFAENGKDAIEWLDKSPPPEIILMDVMMPEMDGYETTRAIRERPDWRAIPIIALTAKAMKGDREKCIAAGASDYITKPVDTEQLLSLMRVWLYR